Below is a window of Calditrichota bacterium DNA.
TTGGGTTTGGCGAAGGGAAATCACAAACCCGTTGCGCTGGTGTGCACGTCGGGTTCCGCCGCTGCGCACTACTATCCCGCGATCATCGAAGCGGCACAAAGCGGCGTACCACTTGTGATTTTATCGGCGGACCGACCGCAGCGGCTGCGCAACAAGGGTGCAATGCAGACGATTGATCAAACTGCATTGTTCGGAAAGTATGCGCGAATGAGTTTGGATTTACCGGAACCCAAAGCCGACGCGAGTGTACTGCGTGAAACTCTGTCTTGGGTAAAACGCGCTCTGCACGTGATGGTTTCCGCTCCGCAAGGGCCGGTTCAAATAAATGTGCCGATGGATGAACCTCTCGCTCCACTCGAGCTTGAGGCGAGTCATTGCTCGGCTTTGCTGATTGAACTCAAATCCGAAATCGAGGAAATTGAACCAAGCGCGCAAGCCGTGTGCGACGTCGGCGCAAACGTGAAGCATTTGGTTGAGTCATGCTATTGCGGATTGATCGTTTGCGGTCCGGACGCCGCTCGCACGCCGCCGGAACGAATTGCCATTCACGAACTCGCACGAAATTTGGGTTGGCCGCTGTTAGCTGACGCGGCTTCGGGATTGAGATTTTCGGGCGAACCGAACATGCCGTACTACGATATTTTCTTGCGGCACGAATCACTTGCGCACATCGCGCCGGACCTCGTGCTGGAGTTTGGCATGACGCCAACCAGCAAGACGCTGTCTCAGTATTTGAACCGCCACCATTCCAAAACAATCCGCGTTCAACGGGACCGTTTGCCGCGCGATCCGGATGAACGCGCGAACGAGACGATTGTCACCGACGTCGCGAAATATGTAAATGATTTGCGTGGGATGGTGAAGGTGTCTCGCGATTCGCTTTTGCTCGATCCGTTTTGGAAAGCGGTCGGCGTGGTGCGATCGCTTCTGGCTAAATTTCACATTCCGCGGGAGAGCGAATTGGCTTTCGTACGCGCGGCTCTCGACGGAATGCCGGATCATTCGAACCTCGTGCTCGCATCCAGCATGGCGATTCGCTACGCCGACATGATCGCGGCGCCCGCCGGAAAAAACATTCACGCGTACGCGCAGCGCGGAACGAACGGAATTGACGGTGTGATTTCGCACGCAGTCGGCATCGCGGAGTGCAGCGGACGACAGACGCTGTTGGTTTGCGGCGATCTTGCTTTTTGGCATGACTTGCAAGGAGTGCGGCTGGCGCGGGACTGCGACTTGCTGACGATTCTGCTGCTCAACAACAATGGCGGCGGGATTTTCAACTTTCTTCCTGTTGCGGAACATAAAGATTCTTTCGAGGAGCTTCACGGTACGCCGTTGAACGTGAAGCTCGGCGAGACCGCGCGGGAAATGGGCATGGCGTGCTACTCCTTGAAGACTGTAGACGAATGCCGCGAGCATTTTGAAAAGATGCTGCCGTGCATCTATGAAGTCGAAACAGGCCGCACGGAAAATTCCGCGGCGCATCGATACTTTGTCGACAGTTTGCTGCGCGAGTTCGATTGATGCTGATTCAGTCCTCCGACATCGTTTGGCATGCTCGATCGGACGGAGATGAAAATGCGCCGCCGCTTGTGCTGCTGCACGGGTTTGCGCAGTCACTGCATAGTTTTGCGCCGATTGAGACGGAGCTTTCCAAAAGATTTCGCGTATTGAGAGTCGACCTACCATTTCACGGACAGACTTTTGTTGAGAAGCACGTAGAGCTGGACTGGCCCAAGCTGTGCGCGAATTTGCATCAGGCGATTGCGAAGCTGGAGCTGCGGCCCGCGCATTGGTTTGGCTATAGCCAAGGCGGACGAGTTGCTTTGATGTGTGCGCTGGCGTCACCGGGGCGAGTCAAGAGTCTTGCGCTGTTGGGTGCGAGTCCGGGATATGCGAATGAAGCGGAACGTGAGTTGCGACGTCAGAGTGACAAGCTGCTCGGCGACAATATCGTCGGACGCGGCATGGAGTGGTTTGCATCCTATTGGGAAGCTCTGCCGATTTTTGCAACGCAGAAACTTCTGCCGGAAGAAGCCCGACGTTTGATTCGCAGTGAACGTATGGCCAGCACGCCGCAAGGACTCCGACTCGCGCTGCTCACCTATGGCACGGGTACGATGCCGGATTGCAGCGGCGAGCTTTCCGCGTGGACGAAGCCGCTGTTTCTTGCGGCGGGTGAATTGGACAAGAAGTTCGTCGAGTCAAATGCGCGACTCGCAAAGGCGTCACGTTCCGAGCTGCTGCGCCAACACGTCGTGCGCGGCGCGGGACACGCGGCGCATCTCGAACAGCCCGCCGAGTTCGCAAAATTGCTAATTGAGTTTTACAAATCACAAAGAGACCTTTCGCATGAGTAAATTTCCGTGGCAGTCCGCCGGAGAATATTCTGACATTTTATACGAAAAGTGGAACGGTATTGCCAAGATTACGATTAACCGTCCCGAGGTACGAAACGCATTTCGTCCGCAGACGCTGTTTGACTTGCAGCACGCGTTTCTCGACGCACGCGAAGACGAAAACATCGGCGCAATTGTTCTGACCGGAGCGGGAGATCTTGCGTTTTGCTCGGGCGGCGACCAGCGGATTCGCGGCGATCAAGGTTACGTCGGAGCAGATAAAGTTCCGCGCTTGAACGTACTCGATTTGCAAAAGCAGATTCGTTCGCTGCCCAAACCGGTTGTCGCGATGGTCGCGGGCTATGCGATTGGCGGGGGGCATGTGCTGCACGTCGTGTGCGATTTGACGATTGCCGCGGACAACGCGCGTTTTGGTCAAACTGGGCCGCGTGTGGGATCGTTTGACGGAGGATTCGGAGCGGGTTATCTGGCGCGAATCGTCGGCCACAAAAAGGCGAAGGAGATTTGGTTTTTGTGCAGGCAGTACGATGCGCAGCAGGCGCTCGAGATGGGACTTGTGAATACCGTCGTACCGCTTGACAAACTTGAAGAAGAAACCGTTGCGTGGTGTCAAGAAATGCTTAAGATGTCTCCGATGGCGCTGCGCTGTTTGAAAGCTGCATTTAATGCCGAAACCGACGGCGAAGCAGGCATACAGGAGCTTGCGGGAAATGCGACGCTGCTTTACTACATGAGCGAAGAAGCGCAAGAAGGCCGCAACGCGTACAAGGAAAAACGCAAACCGGATTTTTCGAAATTTAAGAGGCTGCCGTAGCTCGCATGAGCGCACTTTCCGCATGGATTCTCGCTTCACGACCGAAAACACTGGTGGCGGCGCTGCTGCCTGTGATTATCGGCTGTGCGTACGCGTATTCCAAATCGGGTTTTGATTGGTTTACGGCGACCCTAATATTGCTCTCGGCGACGTGCATTCAGATCGGTACAAACCTCGCTAACGATTACAGCGATTACAAAAAAGGTGCGGACACGCACGAGCGGCTCGGCCCGACGCGCGTGACGCAAGCGGGGTTGCTGCGTCCTAAAGTCGTGCTTGCGGGAACGATTGTTTCGTTTGCTTTGGCCGTGCTTTTGGCCGTTCCACTTATCGTGCGCGGAGGTTGGCCGATACTCGCAATTGGAGCGACGGGAATTTTGTTCGGATGGATGTACACGGGCGGGCCGTATCCCCTCGGATATAACGGACTGGCGGAATTTTTCGTGTTGTTGTACTTCGGCGTGTTGGCCGTCGCGGGCACGGTTTACTTGTTTATTCTGGAATGGCCGAATGACGCGCTGGTGTTGGGTCTGATTCCCGGGATTCTTGCGTGCGGGTTGTTGGCCGTGAATAACGTGCGTGACGAGCACACGGATCGAAAAGCGGGAAAACGCACGCCGGTCGTGCGGTTCGGGCGAGAGTTCGGCAAAGTCGAATTCGCGCTCAGCGTTTTTCTGCCGTATTTGATTGTGGCGTGGATGAGTTTACCTTTGTGGTCTAAGCTGCTGCCGATGTTCGCGATTGTGTTGGCGTTCGGGCCGGTTCAGGTTGTGTGGAACAAAACCGACGGGCCGTCCCTGAATAGAGCGCTTGCCGGAACGGCACGGCATATGCTTGTTTTTGGAGTTTTATTGTCCATCGGACTCGTGCTGTGAGCGAAATTCTCCACACTCCCATTTCCGTTGATTTGCGCGAGCCTTTAGTCACCGCGCATGCGACGATATTTCGCCGGCGCGGATTTCTTTTGGGAATACGGCACAACGGTAAGAAGTACGTGTCCGAAGTGACGCTTTTGCCGGAATTCGGGACGGAACACTTTGAACACGCGGAACGGATTCTCGAAGGTGAATCAATGATGCTTCTGTCCGCACCCGCGTGCGTATTC
It encodes the following:
- the menB gene encoding 1,4-dihydroxy-2-naphthoyl-CoA synthase; protein product: MSKFPWQSAGEYSDILYEKWNGIAKITINRPEVRNAFRPQTLFDLQHAFLDAREDENIGAIVLTGAGDLAFCSGGDQRIRGDQGYVGADKVPRLNVLDLQKQIRSLPKPVVAMVAGYAIGGGHVLHVVCDLTIAADNARFGQTGPRVGSFDGGFGAGYLARIVGHKKAKEIWFLCRQYDAQQALEMGLVNTVVPLDKLEEETVAWCQEMLKMSPMALRCLKAAFNAETDGEAGIQELAGNATLLYYMSEEAQEGRNAYKEKRKPDFSKFKRLP
- the menD gene encoding 2-succinyl-5-enolpyruvyl-6-hydroxy-3-cyclohexene-1-carboxylic-acid synthase — translated: MRLEDGSYAARTDGFDMNAMNPNYLQAELLWMQIRAAGVEHVVISPGSRSTPLARTAHSSELFTTHVVIDERSAAFFALGLAKGNHKPVALVCTSGSAAAHYYPAIIEAAQSGVPLVILSADRPQRLRNKGAMQTIDQTALFGKYARMSLDLPEPKADASVLRETLSWVKRALHVMVSAPQGPVQINVPMDEPLAPLELEASHCSALLIELKSEIEEIEPSAQAVCDVGANVKHLVESCYCGLIVCGPDAARTPPERIAIHELARNLGWPLLADAASGLRFSGEPNMPYYDIFLRHESLAHIAPDLVLEFGMTPTSKTLSQYLNRHHSKTIRVQRDRLPRDPDERANETIVTDVAKYVNDLRGMVKVSRDSLLLDPFWKAVGVVRSLLAKFHIPRESELAFVRAALDGMPDHSNLVLASSMAIRYADMIAAPAGKNIHAYAQRGTNGIDGVISHAVGIAECSGRQTLLVCGDLAFWHDLQGVRLARDCDLLTILLLNNNGGGIFNFLPVAEHKDSFEELHGTPLNVKLGETAREMGMACYSLKTVDECREHFEKMLPCIYEVETGRTENSAAHRYFVDSLLREFD
- a CDS encoding 1,4-dihydroxy-2-naphthoate polyprenyltransferase; the protein is MSALSAWILASRPKTLVAALLPVIIGCAYAYSKSGFDWFTATLILLSATCIQIGTNLANDYSDYKKGADTHERLGPTRVTQAGLLRPKVVLAGTIVSFALAVLLAVPLIVRGGWPILAIGATGILFGWMYTGGPYPLGYNGLAEFFVLLYFGVLAVAGTVYLFILEWPNDALVLGLIPGILACGLLAVNNVRDEHTDRKAGKRTPVVRFGREFGKVEFALSVFLPYLIVAWMSLPLWSKLLPMFAIVLAFGPVQVVWNKTDGPSLNRALAGTARHMLVFGVLLSIGLVL
- the menH gene encoding 2-succinyl-6-hydroxy-2,4-cyclohexadiene-1-carboxylate synthase; amino-acid sequence: MLIQSSDIVWHARSDGDENAPPLVLLHGFAQSLHSFAPIETELSKRFRVLRVDLPFHGQTFVEKHVELDWPKLCANLHQAIAKLELRPAHWFGYSQGGRVALMCALASPGRVKSLALLGASPGYANEAERELRRQSDKLLGDNIVGRGMEWFASYWEALPIFATQKLLPEEARRLIRSERMASTPQGLRLALLTYGTGTMPDCSGELSAWTKPLFLAAGELDKKFVESNARLAKASRSELLRQHVVRGAGHAAHLEQPAEFAKLLIEFYKSQRDLSHE